A region from the Hippoglossus hippoglossus isolate fHipHip1 chromosome 16, fHipHip1.pri, whole genome shotgun sequence genome encodes:
- the LOC117777261 gene encoding cytochrome b5 reductase 4 translates to MSGVNQRDSEEDDDSDSDSETSGNGSSFTASLSRFISGFLRHWDCLRSVSNMLNIPTQSFPAPSSQQRVSAAGQSGRSKVALKPGHSLMDWVRFAKSGKDLTGLRGRLIEVTKEELQKHNTRTDCWTCIRGMVYNVTPYMDYHPGGEEELMKAAGIDGTDLFDQVHRWVNYESMLKECLVGRMSTKTAIKAIIPPPPLTGLAPPTSLAPPPDKDSRPRYDWFQTDATAHLVIYAKRKIPSSGCTTVDLKEGVLRLEVLLGKMSYMIHLRLTDEVEENVSVHSAFSVGKIQVTLRKRSQGKWTSLGQPLEFHNSFLYKKDRAPYYRDCVLVSKTEVNHNTHVFRLQLPRGTVMHVPVGKHVYLKGLIQDSEVVRPYTPVDENLAAASQRSSQDSDLYLMIKVYPDGVFTQHLNNMHTGDHISTSGPEGTFTARPLRDVTHLYLLAAGTGFTPMARLIQLAQDMDTIRKTKLLFFNRREEDIFWRRELDDLAANNERFQVEYVLSDPCESWSGRTGRVDESMLQDFLNRPDGSKSYVCVCGPSAFTELTMGLLKQQGFSEAELHAFCG, encoded by the exons ATGTCAGGTGTAAACCAGAGAGATTCAGAGGAGGATGACGAttctgacagtgacagtgagacAAGTGGAAACGGTTCATCTTTCACTGCTTCTCTCAGCAGATTCATTTCAG GGTTTCTCCGACACTGGGACTGTCTCCGAAGCGTTTCCAACATGTTGAACATCCCGACCCAGTCCTTCCCTGCGCCGAGCTCCCAGCAGCGGGTCTCAGCCGCCGGTCAGTCCGGGAGGAGCAAg GTGGCCTTGAAGCCTGGTCACAGTCTCATGGACTGGGTCCGGTTTGCCAAGAGTGGTAAAGATCTGACCGGGCTCAGAGGACGTCTGATCGAAGTTACCAAGGAAGAGCTTCAGAAACACAACACGAGAACCGACTGCTGGACCTGCATACGAG GCATGGTGTACAACGTCACCCCCTACATGGATTACCACCCTGGTGGAGAAGAGGAGCTTATGAAGGCAGCTGGGATCGATGGCACAGACCTCTTTGATCAG GTTCATCGTTGGGTGAACTATGAGTCCATGCTGAAAGAGTGCCTGGTGGGCAGGATGTCCACTAAAACTGCAATTAaag ccatcatccctcctccaccactgacTGGCCTCGCCCCACCTACATCATTGGCCCCTCCCCCCGACAAAGACTCCCGACCTCG GTACGACTGGTTCCAAACTGACGCGACTGCTCATCTAGTCATTTATGCCAAAAGAAAG ATCCCCAGCTCAGGCTGCACCACTGTTGACCTCAAGGAGGGTGTTCTACGACTGGAAGTACTGCTGGGCAAAATGTCCTACATGATACATTTAC GTCTCACTGATGAAGTTGAGGAAAATGTTTCTG TCCACAGTGCTTTCTCAGTGGGAAAGATCCAGGTCACGTTACGGAAACGGTCTCAAGGCAAATGGACAAGTCTCGGTCAACCACTTGAATTCCACAACTCATTTCTATACAAAAAAGACAGAG CTCCCTACTATCGGGATTGTGTGTTGGTGTCTAAGACTGAGGTGAACCACAACACCCATGTGTTCAGACTGCAACTCCCACGTGGGACTGTCATGCATGTGCCTGTTGGAAAACATGTCTACCTCAAAGGCCTCATTCAAG ACAGCGAGGTGGTGAGGCCGTACACTCCAGTAGATGAGAACCTGGCAGCAGCCTCCCAGCGCTCCTCACAGGACTCAGATCTCTACCTCATGATCAAAGTTTACCCTGATGGAGTGTTCACTCAACACCTCAACAACATGCACACCG GAGACCATATATCCACTAGTGGTCCAGAGGGTACCTTCACTGCCCGCCCCCTCCGTGATGTCACACACCTCTACCTACTAGCAGCAGGCACAGGATTCACCCCGATGGCTCGCCTCATCCAACTGGCCCAGGACATGGACACCATCAG aAAAACCAAGCTTCTCTTTTTTAACCGACGGGAGGAGGACATCTTTTGGCGCCGTGAACTGGATGACCTGGCTGCTAACAATGAGAG gTTTCAGGTGGAGTACGTCCTCTCTGATCCCTGTGAGAGCTGGTCTGGCAGGACGGGTCGAGTTGATGAGTCCATGCTTCAGGATTTCCTCAACAGGCCTGATGGGTCCAAAagctacgtgtgtgtgtgtggcccctcTGCCTTCACAGAACTCACAATGGG gtTGTTGAAGCAGCAGGGATTCAGTGAAGCGGAGCTCCACGCATTCTGCGGCTGA